One Malus domestica chromosome 11, GDT2T_hap1 genomic region harbors:
- the LOC114819765 gene encoding NAC domain-containing protein 1-like encodes MSSPSKSPSMEPVGQSHPHHKAFVATITQQVASYSLSPKKRSPAQGDQGQFTPANESGASLTANVSAAADGADHDLSEDEANSFNNNLKKDQDEFFNSFPPGYRFNPFDGELIVHYLMKKVLDQPLPPNRIFEVNLYRHNPEVLAEKYEKYGEKEWYFFTPRDRKYRNGSRPKRAAGDGYWKATGADKEVKSSDGAVVGWRKALVFYRGKPPKGDKTNWIMHEFRVKDSPVRSRRGENDMRLDNWVLCRIYKKDKNGKRCDSRNHAEIISPFSHRMNDEIMEIEMRGDIVDPLPEYDPALEYDHKYSNKGYSHMASLPNICGGIPVNMICNNQIQSVDAASMNACCYANMEHSQPLCVRPPSMSSESVLGPYRYMDQSTILPDDMMFDMKGFGHSPYSTNNYPAQFSSLDHVFPYTE; translated from the exons ATGTCTTCTCCCTCAAAGAGTCCAAGTATGGAGCCTGTTGGGCAAAGTCATCCGCATCACAAGGCTTTTGTTGCTACTATTACTCAACAGGTGGCTTCTTATAGCCTTAGCCCTAAGAAGCGGTCACCTGCACAAGGTGATCAAGGTCAATTCACTCCGGCGAACGAGAGTGGTGCTTCTTTGACAGCCAACGTGTCCGCTGCCGCTGATGGTGCGGATCATGATCTTTCAGAAGACGAGGCAAACAGTTTCAATAACAACCTGAAAAAGGATCAAGATGAGTTTTTCAATTCCTTCCCACCTGGCTATAGGTTCAACCCATTTGATGGTGAACTTATTGTGCATTATCTCATGAAAAAGGTCTTGGATCAGCCCTTGCCGCCCAACCGGATCTTTGAAGTTAATCTATACCGCCACAATCCCGAAGTGCTTGCTg aaaaatatgagaaatatgGGGAGAAAGAATGGTATTTTTTTACTCCAAGGGACCGGAAGTATCGCAATGGAAGTCGCCCAAAGAGGGCAGCTGGGGATGGATATTGGAAGGCGACTGGAGCTGACAAGGAAGTGAAGTCATCTGATGGAGCTGTTGTTGGATGGAGAAAGGCTCTGGTTTTCTATAGGGGCAAACCCCCAAAGGGTGACAAGACCAACTGGATCATGCACGAGTTTCGAGTCAAGGATTCTCCTGTTCGAAGCAGAAGGGGTGAGAATGACATGAGG TTGGATAATTGGGTACTCTGTAGAATTTACAAGAAAGACAAAAATGGCAAAAGATGTGATAGTCGAAATCATGCTGAAATAATTTCTCCATTTTCGCATAGAATGAATGACGAAATCATGGAGATTGAGATGAGGGGCGATATTGTTGATCCATTACCTGAGTATGATCCTGCACTGGAGTATGACCACAAATACTCAAATAAAGGATATTCCCATATGGCATCCCTGCCAAACATTTGCGGTGGGATCCCAGTTAACATGATTTGCAATAATCAAATTCAATCAGTTGATGCAGCCTCTATGAATGCTTGCTGCTATGCAAATATGGAGCACTCGCAACCACTATGTGTTAGACCTCCATCGATGTCTTCTGAGAGTGTTCTCGGGCCTTATAGATATATGGATCAATCAACTATACTTCCAGATGACATGATGTTCGACATGAAGGGGTTTGGACATAGCCCTTACAGTACAAATAATTATCCAGCGCAATTCTCATCTTTGGATCATGTTTTTCCTTATACGGAGTAA